A genomic segment from uncultured Marinifilum sp. encodes:
- a CDS encoding Lrp/AsnC family transcriptional regulator translates to MENLDQTDKTILRILQNDSKKTAKEIAAMLNITVSPVYERIRRLENQGFIKKYVAILDKKRIERSVTAICQVSMRYHDEAFIDEFETQIQNLKEVQECYHMAGQVDFILKIHVRSLEEYHEFVRYKLSKIKNIGVLNSTFVIKEIKHTSEYYI, encoded by the coding sequence AGATCAAACCGATAAGACCATTTTGCGAATTCTTCAGAATGATTCGAAAAAGACAGCTAAAGAAATAGCTGCCATGTTAAATATTACTGTGTCTCCAGTTTACGAAAGAATTAGGAGACTCGAAAATCAAGGTTTTATTAAAAAATATGTGGCCATTCTCGATAAAAAAAGAATTGAAAGAAGTGTAACTGCAATTTGTCAGGTTTCAATGAGATATCACGACGAAGCTTTCATTGATGAATTTGAAACGCAAATACAAAACCTAAAAGAAGTTCAGGAATGTTATCACATGGCTGGTCAGGTCGATTTTATTCTGAAAATACATGTTCGTAGCCTGGAAGAATATCATGAATTTGTACGCTATAAATTATCTAAAATTAAAAATATTGGTGTTCTAAATAGCACGTTTGTTATTAAAGAAATTAAGCATACTTCAGAGTATTACATATAA